A DNA window from Barnesiella intestinihominis YIT 11860 contains the following coding sequences:
- the glgP gene encoding alpha-glucan family phosphorylase codes for MKVQVSNTNTPNWRDITVKSQVPTDLKCLEILAKNLWWSWNNEAINLFKSIDKDLWKSVHENPVLFLQRIGYEKLEEITKDKQIMRNIQDVYDKFEKYLQVEKRKDVPSISYFSMEYGLSHVLKIYSGGLGILAGDYLKEASDSNIDMTAVGFLYRYGYFTQTLSMDGQQIANYEAQNFNQLPIEQLTEQDGKPMVLEVPYPGRIVYAHIWRVNVGRIKLYLLDTDLDTNSEWDRPITYQLYGGDWENRMKQEYLLGIGGILMLNKLGIKTDLYHCNEGHAALLNVQRLVDYVQNDHLKFNEALEVVRSSSLYTVHTPVPAGHDYFDESLFGKYMGEFPAKLGIEWKDLMNMGRENPDTNEKFSMSVFACNSCQEVNGVSWLHGKVSQKMFQPIWKGYSPDELHVGYVTNGVHMPTWAASEWKEFYVKTFGPEFMSHQSDPKMWEKIYEVDDEIIWNIRQTLKNKFVKFVKDDFRETWLKNQGDPSRIVSVLEKINPNALLIGFARRFATYKRAHLLFTDLERLSKIVNNPNYPVQFIFSGKAHPADGAGQGLIKRIVEISRMPEFLGKIIFLENYDMKVAKRLISGVDIWLNTPTRPLEASGTSGEKAEMNGVLNFSVLDGWWYEGYKEGAGWALTDKRTFQDQNQQDQLDAATIYSMLENQIVPLYFAKNSKGYSPEWIQYIKNSIAKIAPEFTMERMLHDYIDRFYLKEGKRTRLLKADQFAKAKEIAAWKEEFVSKWNDIEICSVSIPDGLLYNPHVGEEYEMSVVLDNKGLGNCLGVELVIANVEEGNTEPYKTLEMEPVQTDGTKVTYKIQYQLNDSGVFRYSFRMYPKNPDLPHRQDLAYVRWF; via the coding sequence ATGAAAGTACAAGTAAGCAATACAAACACTCCTAATTGGCGGGATATAACTGTTAAATCACAAGTCCCGACAGATTTGAAATGCTTAGAAATATTAGCTAAAAACCTATGGTGGTCATGGAATAATGAAGCCATAAACCTTTTCAAATCGATCGATAAAGATTTATGGAAATCGGTTCATGAAAACCCCGTTTTATTCCTACAACGCATTGGTTACGAAAAGCTCGAAGAAATAACCAAAGACAAACAAATCATGCGCAACATTCAAGATGTGTATGACAAGTTCGAGAAATATCTACAAGTAGAAAAACGAAAAGACGTTCCTTCCATTTCTTATTTCAGTATGGAGTATGGATTGAGCCACGTTCTGAAAATCTATTCGGGAGGGTTAGGTATCTTAGCAGGAGACTACTTAAAAGAAGCAAGTGACAGTAATATCGATATGACAGCCGTAGGATTCCTATACCGATACGGATATTTCACTCAAACTCTGTCGATGGACGGGCAGCAAATCGCCAACTATGAAGCCCAGAATTTCAATCAACTACCCATCGAGCAATTAACCGAACAAGACGGCAAACCGATGGTTCTCGAAGTTCCCTACCCGGGACGAATCGTCTATGCCCACATTTGGAGAGTAAATGTCGGTCGAATCAAATTATACCTGCTCGACACCGACCTCGATACGAATAGCGAATGGGATCGTCCTATCACTTACCAGCTCTACGGCGGCGACTGGGAAAACCGCATGAAACAAGAATATTTACTAGGAATCGGCGGTATCTTAATGTTGAATAAATTGGGAATCAAAACCGACCTATACCATTGTAACGAAGGCCATGCGGCATTACTGAATGTACAGAGATTGGTAGACTACGTACAAAACGACCACTTAAAATTTAACGAAGCTCTCGAAGTAGTACGGTCGTCTTCTCTTTATACCGTACACACCCCTGTTCCCGCAGGTCATGACTATTTCGATGAATCTCTTTTCGGGAAATACATGGGAGAATTTCCGGCCAAATTAGGGATAGAGTGGAAAGACCTGATGAATATGGGACGAGAAAATCCCGATACAAACGAAAAATTCTCAATGAGTGTATTCGCTTGCAATTCTTGTCAAGAAGTAAACGGGGTAAGCTGGTTGCACGGTAAAGTTTCACAGAAAATGTTCCAGCCCATTTGGAAAGGATATAGCCCCGACGAATTGCATGTCGGATATGTCACCAACGGTGTACACATGCCCACGTGGGCTGCTTCGGAATGGAAAGAATTCTATGTTAAGACTTTCGGTCCCGAATTCATGTCCCATCAATCCGATCCCAAAATGTGGGAAAAGATTTACGAAGTGGACGACGAAATCATCTGGAACATCAGACAAACTTTAAAAAATAAATTCGTTAAATTCGTCAAAGACGATTTTCGTGAAACTTGGTTGAAGAATCAAGGAGACCCTTCCCGTATTGTTTCGGTCCTCGAAAAAATCAATCCGAACGCTTTACTGATCGGTTTTGCTCGTCGTTTCGCCACTTATAAAAGAGCACACCTGTTATTCACAGACCTTGAACGACTCTCAAAAATAGTCAACAACCCCAATTATCCGGTACAATTTATCTTCTCGGGGAAAGCTCACCCCGCCGACGGAGCCGGACAGGGTTTGATAAAAAGAATTGTGGAAATTTCCCGTATGCCCGAATTCCTCGGTAAAATTATTTTCCTCGAAAATTACGACATGAAAGTCGCCAAACGGCTTATTTCCGGTGTCGATATTTGGTTAAATACCCCTACCCGTCCATTGGAAGCCTCCGGTACATCGGGCGAGAAAGCCGAAATGAACGGAGTACTCAACTTCTCCGTATTAGACGGCTGGTGGTACGAAGGATACAAAGAAGGAGCCGGCTGGGCACTTACCGATAAAAGAACTTTCCAAGACCAAAACCAACAAGATCAACTCGATGCGGCGACAATCTATTCCATGCTCGAAAATCAAATAGTACCCCTCTATTTCGCAAAAAACAGCAAAGGATATTCCCCGGAATGGATACAATACATCAAGAATTCCATCGCGAAGATTGCACCGGAGTTCACGATGGAACGCATGCTGCACGATTATATCGACCGGTTCTATCTGAAAGAAGGCAAACGTACCCGATTACTAAAAGCCGACCAATTCGCCAAAGCCAAAGAAATCGCAGCTTGGAAAGAAGAATTTGTATCCAAATGGAACGATATCGAGATCTGTTCCGTATCCATACCCGACGGATTGCTTTATAATCCGCACGTAGGTGAAGAATACGAAATGTCTGTCGTTTTGGATAATAAAGGCTTGGGCAACTGTTTGGGTGTAGAACTAGTCATAGCCAATGTAGAAGAAGGTAACACCGAGCCATACAAGACACTCGAAATGGAACCGGTTCAAACCGATGGAACGAAAGTAACTTATAAAATACAATACCAACTTAACGATTCAGGGGTCTTCCGCTATTCATTCCGAATGTATCCCAAAAATCCAGACCTGCCACATCGTCAAGATTTGGCCTACGTCCGTTGGTTTTAG
- a CDS encoding ABC transporter ATP-binding protein produces MYYLEANHIVKQYASHRALDNVTVHVPENGIYGLLGPNGAGKTTLIRIINQITAPDEGEVLIKGRPLHPSDVEHIGYLPEERGLYKKMKVGEQILYLAQLKGLSKNDAKEGMKYWLNKFDIKGWEKKKIEELSKGMQQKIQFITTVMHNPKLLIFDEPFSGFDPVNANLLKQEILEMRDKGATIIFSTHNMGSVEELCDEISLINRSHVVLQGEINNIREQHKKHLFKIEVQRGNLQSNDLYEILETKERHANFTYTLRKRNAQMSNNELISLLTLQCQLSGFEEILPTMNEIFIETVGESALKENTNIK; encoded by the coding sequence ATGTATTACCTCGAAGCCAACCACATTGTTAAACAATATGCTTCTCATCGGGCTCTCGACAATGTTACCGTACATGTTCCCGAAAACGGCATTTACGGACTATTAGGCCCCAATGGAGCCGGGAAAACAACGTTAATCCGTATTATCAACCAAATTACAGCACCCGACGAAGGCGAAGTTTTAATAAAAGGGCGCCCTTTACACCCCTCAGATGTGGAACACATCGGTTACCTACCCGAAGAACGTGGACTCTACAAAAAGATGAAGGTAGGAGAACAAATTTTATACTTGGCTCAATTGAAAGGATTATCGAAAAACGATGCCAAAGAAGGCATGAAATATTGGCTGAACAAATTCGACATAAAAGGTTGGGAAAAGAAAAAAATAGAAGAGCTCTCAAAAGGTATGCAACAGAAAATACAATTTATCACTACCGTTATGCATAACCCCAAACTACTGATTTTTGACGAGCCGTTCAGTGGTTTCGACCCCGTCAATGCCAATCTGTTGAAACAAGAAATTCTCGAAATGAGAGACAAAGGCGCTACGATCATATTCTCTACCCACAATATGGGATCTGTCGAAGAGCTCTGCGACGAGATCAGCCTCATCAATCGTTCGCATGTCGTCTTACAAGGCGAAATAAACAATATTCGCGAACAGCACAAAAAACATCTCTTCAAAATCGAAGTACAACGAGGGAATCTGCAAAGCAACGATCTATATGAAATATTGGAGACAAAAGAACGACACGCCAATTTTACATATACACTGCGTAAACGAAATGCCCAAATGAGCAACAACGAACTCATCTCCCTGCTCACGCTACAATGCCAGTTATCGGGATTTGAAGAGATTCTGCCCACCATGAACGAAATTTTTATTGAAACCGTGGGAGAATCGGCTCTTAAAGAAAATACAAACATCAAGTAA
- the prfA gene encoding peptide chain release factor 1 — protein MSEQTTLLEKLEGLLIRFEEIGTLITDPAVIGDMKRFVKLTKEYRDLEKISEAAKRYKQILNGIEESRRLLETENDPEMRDMAKEELDSCTSQLPQLEEEIKLLLVPADPEDSKNAIVEIRGGTGGDEAAIFAGDLFRMYAKYCETKGWKAEVSSYSEGASGGYKEIIFTVSGDNVYGTLKYESGVHRVQRVPATETQGRVHTSAATVAVLPEAEEFDVEINEGEIKWDTFRSSGAGGQNVNKVESGVRLRYIWKNPNTGVSEEILIECTETRDQPKNKERALSRLRSFIYDKEHQKYIDDIASRRKTMVSTGDRSAKIRTYNYPQGRITDHRINYTIYNLPAFMNGDIQDCIDHLIVAENAERLKESEL, from the coding sequence ATGAGCGAACAGACTACACTATTGGAAAAGTTGGAAGGACTGCTTATCCGATTCGAAGAAATAGGAACTTTGATTACCGACCCTGCCGTTATCGGCGATATGAAAAGGTTTGTAAAACTCACCAAAGAATATCGTGACCTCGAAAAAATATCGGAGGCAGCCAAACGATACAAACAAATACTTAACGGAATAGAAGAATCTCGCCGATTACTCGAAACCGAAAACGATCCCGAAATGAGGGATATGGCAAAGGAGGAACTCGATTCTTGCACGTCACAATTGCCGCAACTCGAAGAAGAAATAAAATTACTGTTGGTTCCTGCCGACCCCGAAGATAGCAAAAATGCCATCGTAGAAATACGGGGAGGAACAGGTGGAGACGAAGCAGCCATTTTCGCGGGAGACTTATTCCGCATGTATGCTAAATATTGCGAAACCAAAGGTTGGAAAGCCGAAGTCAGCAGTTACAGCGAGGGAGCGTCCGGCGGATACAAAGAAATCATTTTCACAGTATCGGGTGATAATGTATACGGCACACTCAAATATGAATCAGGAGTACACCGAGTACAAAGAGTCCCTGCCACCGAGACACAAGGCCGCGTGCACACCTCTGCGGCAACAGTGGCTGTATTGCCCGAAGCCGAAGAATTCGATGTCGAAATAAACGAAGGAGAAATAAAATGGGATACTTTCCGGTCGAGCGGAGCCGGAGGCCAAAACGTCAATAAAGTAGAATCGGGTGTACGGTTAAGATATATTTGGAAGAATCCCAACACCGGTGTCTCCGAAGAAATTCTTATCGAATGTACCGAAACCCGCGACCAACCTAAAAACAAAGAACGGGCACTCTCTCGTCTACGCTCGTTCATCTACGACAAAGAACACCAGAAATACATAGACGACATCGCCAGCAGGCGTAAAACAATGGTATCTACCGGAGACCGGTCGGCCAAAATCCGCACCTACAATTATCCTCAGGGACGTATCACCGACCATCGTATTAATTATACGATCTATAACTTACCTGCCTTCATGAATGGAGACATACAAGATTGTATAGACCATTTAATCGTGGCAGAGAATGCAGAACGATTAAAAGAGAGCGAACTATAA
- a CDS encoding ABC transporter permease, with translation MSKISLIIEREYLTRVQKKSFILMTILSPIVMVALIFAPIWLAQLSSDEVRQIAIIDQTGLYKNIYENSEEYQFTYTQGILNPAEMRAEESQPYAYIIIKDNLLNNPKGMTIYSQKQITNSCESMITSQMEEFLKNEKLLSYNIPNIKQIIDDSDINLHVDTIRLEEDGAETQTSSEMVMVIGMAMTLIIYMFLMLYGGQVMSSVMQEKTNRIVEVMVSSVKPFELMIGKITSIGLVGLTQLGIWILFIIGIFLSAGAIFSFSGGMDTANIENMTAVAGNMNGVDAAQLTGKMGAMQEIQNMLGSINLTQLLICFVLFFIGGYILYASLFAAIGSAVDNESDTQQFMVPITFIIIFALYAGIFSAENPDGPLAMWCSMIPFTSPIVMMVRIPFGVSTWELIVSMIILYGSAIGLAWIAGRIYRVGILMYGKKPSYKEMIKWIRYKA, from the coding sequence ATGAGTAAAATATCTCTTATTATAGAACGCGAATATCTGACTCGCGTCCAAAAAAAATCGTTCATCTTAATGACGATACTCTCACCGATTGTCATGGTCGCCTTGATATTCGCACCTATTTGGCTCGCACAACTATCGAGCGATGAAGTCAGACAAATAGCCATTATAGACCAAACCGGTCTTTACAAGAATATTTACGAAAACTCCGAAGAATACCAGTTCACCTATACGCAGGGAATACTCAACCCGGCGGAAATGCGAGCCGAAGAATCCCAACCCTATGCTTACATTATTATCAAAGATAATCTGTTGAACAATCCCAAAGGTATGACCATCTACTCTCAAAAGCAAATAACGAACAGCTGCGAGTCGATGATCACGTCGCAAATGGAAGAGTTTTTGAAAAACGAGAAATTATTGTCATATAATATTCCTAATATCAAACAAATCATAGACGATTCCGACATAAACCTACATGTCGACACTATACGCTTGGAAGAAGACGGCGCCGAAACACAAACCTCATCAGAAATGGTCATGGTTATCGGTATGGCCATGACACTGATCATATATATGTTTCTCATGCTCTACGGAGGCCAAGTCATGTCGAGTGTCATGCAGGAAAAAACCAACCGAATTGTGGAAGTAATGGTTTCATCGGTAAAACCTTTCGAGCTGATGATCGGCAAAATCACCAGTATCGGACTGGTAGGCCTCACCCAACTGGGCATTTGGATTCTTTTTATCATCGGGATATTTTTGTCTGCGGGAGCGATTTTCTCTTTTAGCGGTGGTATGGATACGGCCAATATCGAAAACATGACCGCCGTCGCAGGGAACATGAACGGTGTAGATGCAGCTCAACTCACAGGAAAAATGGGAGCCATGCAAGAAATCCAAAACATGCTGGGAAGTATCAATCTCACCCAGTTGCTCATATGTTTCGTATTATTCTTTATCGGAGGTTATATTCTGTATGCTTCCTTATTCGCAGCCATAGGATCGGCAGTCGATAATGAGTCGGATACGCAACAATTTATGGTTCCCATTACCTTTATTATCATCTTCGCCCTATATGCAGGCATATTCAGTGCCGAGAATCCCGACGGACCGTTAGCCATGTGGTGTTCGATGATACCGTTTACCTCCCCCATCGTCATGATGGTAAGAATCCCCTTTGGGGTATCTACATGGGAGTTGATAGTATCGATGATTATCCTCTACGGTTCTGCCATCGGACTGGCGTGGATAGCCGGAAGAATATACCGGGTGGGAATACTCATGTATGGCAAAAAGCCCAGCTACAAAGAAATGATAAAATGGATACGTTATAAGGCATAA
- a CDS encoding glycosyltransferase — MEKQLIPDYIFEVSWEVCNKVGGIYTVLSTKARTLQKLYKDRIIFIGPDIWGDKPCPYFIRSKTLLKDWHKQASLPQNMKVKIGRWDIPGRPIVILVDFKSLYPYKNDLYGEMWNRYGVNSLPAYGDYDESCIFSYASAVVIESFYKFIQGEKFKVVAHFDEWTTGMGLLHVKYTLPQIATLFTTHATSIGRSIAGNGKPLYDYLAGYNGDQMAEELNMVSKHSLEKSAAHEADCFTTVSDITAKECSQLLERTPDIVTPNGFERDFVPAEESYSTKRNLSRKRLCDIVEALTGERPQKNAFLIATSGRYEYKNKGIDLFIDAVKRVSKSPDLEREIVAFILVPAWVEGPRIDLQNRLQSATYEATPLPAPFITHTLHNYDQDSVVNQIHYLNLDNEAGSRLKVIFLPSYLTGKDGIANLSYYDLLIGLDATAFPSYYEPWGYTPLESIAFGIPTITTDLSGFGQWINSRKEQGLEKSGVKVLHRGDLNFVEVSEDLADSILALSHCGKAQRAKIGQAATNVSLEAEWKHFIEYYTQAFHLALKKAALRK; from the coding sequence ATGGAAAAGCAACTTATACCTGATTATATATTTGAAGTAAGTTGGGAGGTTTGCAATAAAGTGGGCGGCATATATACCGTTCTTTCCACAAAAGCAAGAACGCTCCAAAAACTATATAAAGATAGAATTATTTTCATAGGACCGGATATCTGGGGAGATAAACCGTGTCCCTATTTTATCAGATCCAAAACTCTTCTGAAAGACTGGCATAAACAAGCCTCTTTACCCCAAAATATGAAAGTAAAGATAGGTCGGTGGGATATACCGGGCAGACCTATCGTCATATTAGTCGATTTCAAATCATTATATCCTTATAAAAACGATTTATATGGTGAAATGTGGAACCGGTATGGGGTAAACTCTTTACCAGCTTACGGAGACTATGACGAATCGTGTATATTCTCCTATGCGTCGGCTGTGGTTATCGAAAGTTTTTACAAGTTCATACAGGGTGAAAAATTTAAGGTCGTCGCCCATTTCGATGAATGGACCACAGGTATGGGACTACTTCACGTAAAGTACACTTTACCGCAAATCGCGACGCTTTTCACAACTCATGCGACATCTATCGGTCGTTCTATTGCAGGAAATGGGAAACCTCTATATGACTATTTAGCCGGTTACAACGGAGATCAGATGGCCGAAGAGTTGAACATGGTATCGAAACACTCCTTAGAAAAAAGTGCAGCCCACGAAGCAGATTGTTTCACAACAGTAAGCGACATTACGGCAAAAGAATGTTCTCAATTACTAGAACGAACACCCGACATCGTCACCCCGAATGGATTTGAGAGGGATTTTGTTCCGGCGGAAGAATCATACTCAACCAAACGTAACCTATCCCGTAAACGGTTATGTGATATTGTCGAAGCATTGACAGGGGAGCGACCGCAAAAAAATGCTTTCTTGATCGCCACATCGGGACGTTACGAATATAAAAACAAAGGGATAGACCTCTTTATCGATGCGGTTAAAAGAGTCTCAAAAAGTCCTGATTTAGAAAGAGAAATAGTAGCGTTTATTTTAGTCCCGGCTTGGGTGGAAGGTCCGAGAATTGACTTACAAAACAGGCTTCAATCCGCTACCTATGAGGCAACGCCCCTTCCCGCTCCCTTCATCACCCACACGCTTCACAATTACGATCAAGACAGTGTGGTTAATCAGATACATTATTTAAATTTAGATAACGAAGCTGGAAGCCGATTGAAAGTTATCTTCCTGCCGTCCTACCTCACCGGGAAAGACGGAATTGCCAACCTTTCGTACTACGATTTGTTAATAGGATTAGATGCTACGGCTTTTCCATCATATTACGAACCGTGGGGATATACACCTTTGGAAAGCATTGCGTTCGGAATACCCACGATCACTACCGATTTATCAGGGTTCGGGCAATGGATAAACAGCCGAAAGGAACAGGGTTTAGAGAAATCGGGTGTAAAAGTTTTGCATCGGGGAGATTTGAATTTTGTAGAAGTATCGGAAGATTTAGCCGACTCTATCCTCGCCCTCAGCCACTGCGGGAAAGCTCAACGAGCAAAAATAGGACAAGCGGCCACGAACGTTTCACTCGAAGCCGAATGGAAACATTTTATAGAATATTATACACAAGCATTCCACTTGGCTCTGAAAAAAGCAGCATTACGAAAATAA
- a CDS encoding amidohydrolase → MGDVLRVSLIQTDIVWEDKRANLDKYATILSHITGDCDLVVFPEMFTTGFSMRAEDLAECIDGETITEVKKWSRNYNVAIAGSFIARAGNVCFNRGFFIEPDGSEHYYDKRHLFRMGEEGRHFVSGSEKLIVNYRGWNICLLVCYDLRFPVWCRNVGNEYDLLLFVANWPQSRSYAWRNLLIARAIENAAYVCGVNRIGQDETSMVYRGDTMAIGVKGEVIAESEPFVPQVVNVELDLSKLKSFREKFPVWKDADEFVLKK, encoded by the coding sequence ATGGGTGATGTTTTGAGAGTTTCGTTGATACAGACCGATATTGTTTGGGAGGATAAAAGAGCTAATTTAGACAAGTATGCCACAATCCTTTCCCATATAACGGGAGACTGCGATTTGGTGGTTTTTCCCGAGATGTTTACGACCGGTTTTTCCATGCGTGCGGAAGATTTGGCAGAGTGTATCGATGGAGAAACTATTACCGAGGTAAAGAAATGGTCTCGAAATTATAATGTGGCGATAGCCGGTAGTTTTATTGCTCGGGCTGGTAATGTTTGTTTTAATAGGGGATTTTTTATCGAGCCCGATGGATCGGAACACTATTATGATAAGAGACATTTATTCCGAATGGGAGAAGAAGGTCGTCATTTTGTCTCAGGGTCGGAAAAGCTTATAGTAAATTATAGAGGCTGGAATATTTGTTTGCTCGTTTGTTATGATTTGCGTTTTCCCGTTTGGTGTAGAAATGTAGGTAACGAATATGATTTGCTGTTATTTGTGGCAAATTGGCCTCAATCCCGTTCGTATGCTTGGAGAAATTTGTTAATAGCCCGGGCTATCGAAAATGCGGCTTATGTTTGTGGCGTGAACAGAATCGGGCAAGACGAAACATCGATGGTTTATAGAGGAGATACGATGGCAATAGGGGTTAAAGGCGAAGTTATCGCAGAATCAGAACCGTTTGTGCCCCAAGTAGTAAATGTGGAATTGGATTTATCTAAATTAAAGTCTTTTCGGGAAAAGTTCCCGGTTTGGAAAGATGCCGATGAATTTGTGTTGAAAAAATAA
- the pyrF gene encoding orotidine-5'-phosphate decarboxylase, translating into MNKKQLFENIKRKKSFLCIGLDTDMEKIPSHLKQEEDPIFTFNKAIIDATADLCVAYKPNLAFYESLGMQGWAAFEKTVNYIRENYPDQFIIADAKRGDIGNTSELYARSFFCHLDLDAVTVAPYMGEDSVKPFLGYPDKWVILLGLTSNKGSYDFQLTADSYGERLFEKVIRTAQNWASDEQLMFVVGATQGKLFEDVRRIAPHNFLLVPGVGAQGGSLEEVARYGMNRECGLLVNSSRKIIYAATDEKFAEAAREEALKVQYEMEHLLHAKGLL; encoded by the coding sequence ATGAACAAGAAACAATTATTTGAAAATATCAAACGGAAAAAATCTTTCCTTTGCATTGGTCTGGATACCGATATGGAAAAGATACCGTCTCACTTGAAACAAGAAGAAGACCCCATTTTCACTTTTAACAAAGCTATTATCGATGCTACGGCCGATCTTTGCGTGGCCTATAAGCCCAATCTGGCTTTTTACGAGAGCTTAGGAATGCAAGGATGGGCCGCCTTTGAAAAGACTGTAAATTATATTCGGGAAAATTACCCCGACCAATTCATCATCGCCGATGCCAAACGTGGCGACATAGGAAACACATCGGAGCTATATGCTCGTAGCTTCTTCTGCCACCTCGATTTAGATGCCGTGACCGTAGCCCCTTACATGGGAGAAGACAGCGTGAAACCCTTTCTCGGCTATCCCGACAAGTGGGTCATTCTGCTCGGACTTACTTCGAATAAAGGATCTTATGACTTCCAATTGACAGCAGACTCTTACGGCGAACGGCTATTTGAAAAAGTAATACGCACGGCTCAAAATTGGGCCTCAGACGAACAGTTGATGTTTGTCGTCGGAGCGACACAAGGAAAACTATTCGAGGACGTACGCCGTATAGCTCCGCATAATTTCCTTTTAGTTCCGGGTGTAGGAGCGCAAGGTGGAAGCCTCGAAGAAGTGGCTCGATACGGCATGAACCGCGAATGCGGTTTACTCGTCAACTCTTCCCGAAAGATCATCTATGCTGCCACGGACGAGAAATTCGCAGAAGCTGCCCGGGAAGAAGCTCTAAAAGTACAATATGAAATGGAACATCTATTGCACGCAAAGGGACTACTTTGA
- a CDS encoding lysophospholipid acyltransferase family protein, with product MKRAISSFILRLFGWTVVVDVPDYPKCVICVAPHTSNWDFFIGKLAYLSIGRYAGFMMKKEWFFPPLGSLLKSMGGVPVSRDRHTDMVSQLVEIFKSRKRFSIAITPEATRKANADWKKGFYYIARDAEVPIVLAYIDYKDKEVGIKKVFMPTGDVEKDMRMIKSYYKSFHARRPENFVTGL from the coding sequence ATGAAGAGGGCAATCAGCTCTTTTATATTAAGACTTTTCGGGTGGACGGTGGTGGTTGATGTCCCCGATTATCCGAAGTGTGTTATCTGTGTGGCTCCCCATACCAGTAATTGGGACTTTTTCATAGGGAAATTGGCTTATCTTTCTATCGGTCGTTACGCTGGATTCATGATGAAAAAAGAGTGGTTTTTCCCTCCTTTGGGAAGTCTCTTGAAGTCGATGGGCGGGGTTCCTGTAAGTAGGGATAGGCATACCGATATGGTGTCGCAACTTGTTGAGATTTTCAAATCTCGAAAGCGTTTTTCCATAGCGATAACCCCGGAGGCTACCCGCAAGGCGAATGCCGATTGGAAGAAAGGCTTTTATTATATAGCGAGAGATGCCGAGGTTCCTATTGTATTGGCCTATATCGATTATAAGGATAAGGAGGTGGGCATAAAGAAAGTTTTTATGCCGACGGGAGATGTGGAAAAAGACATGCGCATGATAAAGTCTTATTATAAAAGTTTTCATGCACGACGACCCGAAAATTTTGTTACCGGATTGTAG